A region of the Amycolatopsis sp. cg13 genome:
TGGTGTCGATGTCGCCGACCGTCGTGGACAGCTGGTTGAACGCGTCCTGCAGCTGGAACGGCGTCCGCGTGCGCTGCACCGGGATCGTGTCGCCGGGCGTCTGCGTGCCGCCGCCCTTCGTGTCCAGCGCGAGGTACTTCTCCCCCAGCAGCGTCTTGATCTCGATCGACGCCGTGGACGCGTCGCCGACCCGCACGCCCTTCACCCGGAACTTCACGAGCACCTGCTTGTGCCCCAGTTCCACCGAAGTCACCTGCCCGACCTTGACGCCGGCCACCTGCACCTCGTTGTCCGGCGCGAGCCCGGCGGACTCGGCGAACGCAGCGGTGTAAGTGGTGCCGTTGCCGAACATCGGGATGCTGTCGGAAAAGTACGTCACGGCAGTGATCAGCACGATGAGCACGAGCGTCACCGCGCCGACGCTGGCTTGGTTTCGGTCTTTCAGTCGCTTCACGGGCCACACCTCGGCGCGCGTTCGGTGCCGGGGACCGGAACAATCGGCAGCGTCACGTCCAGCGAGGAAATGCCGATGGTGCCTTCGATCCCGCACAGGTAGTAGTTGAACCAGCTGCCGTAGCTCAGGGTCCGGGTGAACTTCTCCAGGTTCCCCGGCAGCACCTGCAGCAGATGCTCGATGAGCGGCTGCGAATCGTTGAGGTTGTTCGACAGCTTCCCGAGCTGGGCCACGTCCTGCTGCACGACCGGCCGCGCGTCCGCCAGCAGGCCCGCGGTCGCGTTGGTCAGGTCGCCGAGCGCGCCCACCGCGTCGCCGATCGGCTTGCGCTGCTCGGCCAGGCCGCTCACCAGCCGCTGCGTCTGGTCGACGAGGTCGCCGAGCTGGGGGCCGCGCGCGTTGACCGTGCTGAGCACCTGGTTGAGATTGTCGATGACCTGCCCGATCACCTTGTCCTTGCCCGCGATCGCCGACGTGATCGACGCGGTGTGCGACAGCAGGCTGGTGATCGTGCCGCCCTCGCCCTGGAACACCTGCACGATCTCGGCGGAAAGCTGGTTGACCTCCTTCGGGTCGAGCGCTTTGAACAGCGGCTTGAACCCGTTGAACAGCACGGTCAGGTTGAGCGCCGGCTTGGTCCGCTCCGGCGGGATCGTGTCGCCGGGGGACAGCAGGTCGCCGCCGCTGACGTCGGTGCCGAGCGAGAGGTAGCGCTGGCCGACGAGGTTGCGGTACTTGATGGTCGCGGTGGCGAGCGAGGGCAGCTTGTAGGCCGATTCGACGAGGAACCGCACCTCGGCGTAGTTCTGCTCGCCCTGGTCGACCCCGATCGTCTCGACCTGGCCGACCTTCACGCCGGAGATCCGCACGTCGTCGCCGGCCTGCAGGCCGGACGCGTCGGTGAACTTCGCGACGTAGGACGCGGTGTTGCCGAAGTTCGTGTTCGCGATCGTGGTGGCGAGGACCCCGGTGAGCAGCACGGTGACCACGGCGAAGATGCCGATCTTGATCAGCGCGGGAACGAACGACCTCATTTCAGCTCCACCTCCGCCCCGCGGTACAGCGGCCCGACCAGCAGCCCGGACCAGCCCGGCACGTTCTCCGGCGTGGTGTTCAGCGTCGGCGAGACCAGCAGGTCGAGCAGTTTCTGCTCGTCGGCCGACCCGACGATGCTGGGCGCGCCGCCGGTCGAGCCGGACCCGCCGGGCAGCGGGCCGTTGGTGAAGTCGCCGGGCAGCGTGCCGTCCGGATTGTGCGGCGGAGCGGGTTTGCTCGCCCCGTCCTTCACCGCGCCGTCCGGCGGATACTGCGGCCAGTGCCCGGGTTTCGGCACCTGCGGATAGCAGCGCGGGCCGCGTTTGTCGTCGTACTTCGGCTCGTCGACGCCGGGCAGGTACTTGCCGCGGCTCGCCGAGAACTCGATCGTCACGCGGCTGACCTCCGGATGCGCGGTGCCCTTGCCGAACGCCAGCTCCGCGTTCGGCACCGTCCCGGCCAGCTGCTTGAACAGGCACGGGTATTCCGGCGCGTACTTCGCGAGCACGTCGAGCGTGGGCTGCACGGCGGTGGTGAGGCGGATGATGTTGTCCTTGTTGACTTCCAGGAAGCGCGTCAGGTCGGTGGCGGTGCCGGTGACCGAGGAGTACAGATCGGTCAGGCCGCGCTGTTTCTCCACGATGGTCTGCGTCGTCGTGGTGAGGTCCGACAGCGCCTGCAACGCGTCCGGCGCGGCCTTGTCATAGATGCCGGAAACGTTGGCCAGTCCGGTGATGTCGGCCTTGAGATCCGGCAGCGACGGGTTGAGCTTGCCGAGGTAGTCCGACAGCTGGGTGAGCGTCTCGCCGAGCTTCTTGCCGCGGCCGTCGAGCGCGGTGGACACGGCGTTGAGCGTGCTCGAAAGCTTCTCCGGCTGCACCGCCTGCAGCAGCGGCATGACGTGGTTGAGCACCTGCTCCAGCTCGATCGCGGTGCTGCTGCGGTCCTGCGGGATGACGTCGCCCGCCTTGATCGGCCGCTGCGCCTGCTCAGGCAGCTGGAGCGCGACGTACCGTTCGCCGAACAGGGTTTTCGGCAGCAGCCGCGCCGAAACGTTCGACGGGATCACGTCGGTCTTGTCCGGCTGCAGCGCCAGATCCAGCTCCGCGTGGTCGCCGACCGGCCGCACGTCGCGGATCTCGCCGACAAGCATCCCGCGCACCTTCACGTCGCCGCCGACCCGCAGCTGGCTGCCGACGTGGTCGGTCTCCAGCTTCACGAGCGTGACCGGCGTGAACACCTTGCGGTACGCGGCGATCGTGGTGGTGAAGAACAACGCGGCCACGACCAGGAAGACCAGGCCCAGCAGCTGGTACTGGAGCCGTTTGCGCAACTCTCGACGGGTACTCATCCGGATATCCGCACTGTCGTGTTCGCGCCCCAGATCGCGAGGCTCAGGAAGAAGTCCAGCACCGAGATCAGCACGATCGACGTCCGCACCGCGCGGCCCACCGCGATGCCCACCCCGGCCGGCCCGCCGGACGCGGTATAGCCGTAATAGCAATGGGAAAGGATCACCAGCACGCTGAACACGATCACCTTGGCGAACGACCACAGCACGTCCTCCGGCGGGAGGAACAGCGTGAAGTAATGGTCGTACGTGCCCGCGGACTGGCCGTAAAGCCAGATGGTGATCTGCCGCGACGCGAGATACGAGGACAGCAGGCCCACCGCGTACAGCGGGATCACCGCGGTGACGCCGGCGAGCACGCGCGTGGTGACGAGGTACGGCATGCTCGGCACGGCCATCACTTCGAGCGCGTCGATCTCTTCGGAGATCCGCATCGCGCCGAGCTGTGCGGTGAACCCGCAGCCGACGGTGGCCGACAGCGCGAGCCCGGCCGACAGCGGCGCGACCTCGCGGGTGTTGAAGTAGGCCGAAATGAACCCGGTGAGCGCGGCGGTGCCGAGCTGGTTCAGCGCCGAATAGCCTTGCAGGCCCACGATGAGACCGGTGAACAGCGTCATGCCGATCATCACGCCGAGCGTCCCGCCGATCACCGCGAGGCCGCCGGTGCCGAAGCAGACTTCAGTGAGCAGTCGCGTGGTTTCCCGGCCGTAGCGACGGATTGTGCGCGGCGACCAGGCGAGCGCCCGGCCGTAGAACGAAAGCTGCTTCCCGAGTCCTTCGAGACTCGCGCCGGGGCGCGCGATGATCTCTAACGTCCGGTCGGACGTGCGCGGCTGCTCGATCGGTTCGGCCGTCATGTCACAACGCCTTCGGGGGCACGACTTTGAGGTACACGGCGGTCAGCACGACGTTGATCAGGAACAGCAGCAGGAAGGTGATCACCACCGCCTGGTTCACCGCGTCGCCGACGCCCTTCGGCCCGCCCGCCGGGTTCAGCCCGCGGAACGCGGCGACCACGCCCGCGACGAAGCCGTACAGGAACGCCTTGATCTCGCTGATCCAGAGGTCCGGCACCTGCGCGAGCGCGTTGAAGCTGGCCAGGTACGCGCCGGGCGTGCCGCCCTGCAGGACCA
Encoded here:
- a CDS encoding MCE family protein, translated to MSTRRELRKRLQYQLLGLVFLVVAALFFTTTIAAYRKVFTPVTLVKLETDHVGSQLRVGGDVKVRGMLVGEIRDVRPVGDHAELDLALQPDKTDVIPSNVSARLLPKTLFGERYVALQLPEQAQRPIKAGDVIPQDRSSTAIELEQVLNHVMPLLQAVQPEKLSSTLNAVSTALDGRGKKLGETLTQLSDYLGKLNPSLPDLKADITGLANVSGIYDKAAPDALQALSDLTTTTQTIVEKQRGLTDLYSSVTGTATDLTRFLEVNKDNIIRLTTAVQPTLDVLAKYAPEYPCLFKQLAGTVPNAELAFGKGTAHPEVSRVTIEFSASRGKYLPGVDEPKYDDKRGPRCYPQVPKPGHWPQYPPDGAVKDGASKPAPPHNPDGTLPGDFTNGPLPGGSGSTGGAPSIVGSADEQKLLDLLVSPTLNTTPENVPGWSGLLVGPLYRGAEVELK
- a CDS encoding MlaE family ABC transporter permease is translated as MTAEPIEQPRTSDRTLEIIARPGASLEGLGKQLSFYGRALAWSPRTIRRYGRETTRLLTEVCFGTGGLAVIGGTLGVMIGMTLFTGLIVGLQGYSALNQLGTAALTGFISAYFNTREVAPLSAGLALSATVGCGFTAQLGAMRISEEIDALEVMAVPSMPYLVTTRVLAGVTAVIPLYAVGLLSSYLASRQITIWLYGQSAGTYDHYFTLFLPPEDVLWSFAKVIVFSVLVILSHCYYGYTASGGPAGVGIAVGRAVRTSIVLISVLDFFLSLAIWGANTTVRISG
- a CDS encoding MCE family protein: MRSFVPALIKIGIFAVVTVLLTGVLATTIANTNFGNTASYVAKFTDASGLQAGDDVRISGVKVGQVETIGVDQGEQNYAEVRFLVESAYKLPSLATATIKYRNLVGQRYLSLGTDVSGGDLLSPGDTIPPERTKPALNLTVLFNGFKPLFKALDPKEVNQLSAEIVQVFQGEGGTITSLLSHTASITSAIAGKDKVIGQVIDNLNQVLSTVNARGPQLGDLVDQTQRLVSGLAEQRKPIGDAVGALGDLTNATAGLLADARPVVQQDVAQLGKLSNNLNDSQPLIEHLLQVLPGNLEKFTRTLSYGSWFNYYLCGIEGTIGISSLDVTLPIVPVPGTERAPRCGP